A window of Hyalangium gracile contains these coding sequences:
- a CDS encoding pentapeptide repeat-containing protein has product MTQVNLENRELTHERLEFGSGVVCFLGPMLTLRGCTLVLGMSARNLIIPQARFIDCTFIIKKPLKDFRWDTAHLRGCRFKGRFSGNDFGSWPDRPTEGSIEGCDFSEAHLNWTRFLGCDTQTLRFPSWPCFTILEPAARWRELQALPWPGEHGSIFGKRFAKDPPSTVAVTHAAPELAAFCGTTEEAIRAVLEQVDGVYL; this is encoded by the coding sequence TTGACCCAGGTCAATCTCGAAAACAGGGAGCTCACACACGAGCGGCTCGAGTTCGGTTCCGGGGTCGTGTGCTTTCTCGGGCCGATGCTGACGCTTCGCGGTTGCACGCTCGTGCTGGGGATGTCCGCGCGCAACCTGATCATTCCCCAGGCCCGGTTCATCGACTGCACGTTCATCATCAAGAAGCCACTGAAGGACTTCCGCTGGGACACGGCTCACCTGCGGGGCTGCCGGTTCAAGGGGCGCTTCAGTGGAAACGATTTCGGGAGCTGGCCGGATCGGCCCACCGAGGGAAGCATCGAGGGGTGTGATTTCTCCGAGGCGCACTTGAATTGGACGCGCTTTCTCGGGTGCGACACCCAGACGCTTCGGTTCCCTTCATGGCCCTGCTTTACCATTCTGGAACCTGCGGCCAGGTGGCGTGAGCTGCAGGCTCTGCCATGGCCCGGAGAACATGGTTCCATCTTCGGGAAGCGCTTTGCGAAGGATCCTCCTTCGACCGTCGCCGTGACACATGCAGCCCCGGAGCTCGCGGCCTTCTGCGGCACGACAGAAGAAGCCATCAGGGCCGTTCTGGAGCAGGTAGACGGCGTGTACCTCTGA
- a CDS encoding PAS domain S-box protein — protein MSFSERYIVWVVDDSPMEAAAIQRSLAGSCDVAAFRDGPSFLERLSLGSLPDVVVLDWMLPGSSGLDICRFVRQQWDAAKLPILLLTARDTSADIVEGLSAGANDYLAKPYAAAELAARANGLARLRRNHQRALRAEAEVRERELQFRRLAENLPDVVSRFDTQHRHLYVSPGITRLGGIPSFHFIGKTNAELGMPPELVQSWSAAIDTALGGSETSMSFDFVAADGLRRHFHSRLVPERDEQGQVTSVLCIARDVTAQVRAEQALRESEERLRLAIAAGDIGTWDYDARRRELTCDSRSRALLGLRAEQALDRASLSAALHAEDRPRVIANIESTLAAPGQAVYQDEFRTVGAEDGVERWVAVQGRILRDARGAAERSVGTLRDISERKHQEQESSRMMELEQRLVGIVGHDLRNPISAISFATTLLSQRLRDPELLRKVHVINAATERASRIIRDLLDLTRARLGGGIPIQPQPCDLHAIILQVVEEHRAAHPGRDIHLKLPESLQGVWDAARLAQVVANLVSNALNHSPAGSPVDVRVEAREGECVLSIHNQGAPISAELLPRIFQSFIRGESSGGRKSEGLGLGLYIAERIVTAHSGRILVSSMDPHGTTFSVHLPWRAHGLQAG, from the coding sequence ATGAGTTTCTCAGAGCGCTACATCGTCTGGGTCGTGGATGACAGCCCCATGGAGGCCGCCGCGATTCAGCGCTCCCTGGCGGGCTCCTGTGACGTCGCGGCCTTTCGCGACGGGCCCTCCTTCCTCGAGCGGCTGTCGCTGGGGTCCCTGCCGGATGTCGTCGTGCTCGACTGGATGTTGCCTGGCTCATCGGGGCTCGATATCTGCCGCTTCGTGCGCCAGCAGTGGGACGCTGCAAAGCTGCCGATCCTCCTGCTCACCGCGCGAGACACCAGCGCGGACATCGTCGAGGGCCTGTCCGCTGGCGCCAACGACTACCTCGCCAAGCCCTATGCCGCCGCGGAGCTCGCGGCCCGAGCCAACGGGCTGGCGCGGCTGCGCCGCAACCACCAGCGGGCGCTCCGGGCCGAGGCCGAGGTGCGCGAGCGCGAGCTGCAGTTCCGCCGGCTGGCGGAGAACCTCCCGGACGTGGTGTCGCGCTTCGATACCCAGCACCGGCACCTCTACGTCAGCCCGGGCATCACCCGCCTCGGCGGCATCCCGAGCTTCCACTTCATCGGGAAGACGAATGCCGAGCTCGGCATGCCGCCCGAGCTGGTCCAAAGCTGGAGCGCCGCCATCGACACCGCGCTGGGAGGGAGCGAGACGTCGATGAGCTTCGACTTCGTGGCCGCGGACGGACTGCGGCGCCACTTCCACTCCCGCCTCGTCCCGGAGCGGGATGAGCAGGGGCAGGTGACGTCGGTGCTGTGCATCGCGCGAGACGTGACGGCGCAGGTCCGCGCGGAGCAGGCCTTGCGTGAGAGCGAGGAGCGGCTGCGGCTGGCCATCGCGGCGGGAGACATCGGGACGTGGGACTACGACGCCAGGCGCCGCGAGCTGACGTGTGACAGCCGCTCCCGGGCGCTGCTGGGCCTGCGAGCCGAGCAGGCCCTGGATCGCGCGTCCCTGAGCGCGGCGCTGCACGCCGAGGATCGCCCGCGCGTCATCGCGAACATCGAGTCCACCCTGGCCGCCCCGGGGCAGGCGGTGTACCAGGACGAGTTCCGCACGGTGGGAGCGGAGGATGGGGTGGAGCGCTGGGTGGCGGTGCAGGGCCGCATCCTCCGGGATGCGCGGGGCGCGGCGGAGCGCTCCGTGGGGACGCTGCGGGACATCTCCGAGCGCAAACACCAGGAGCAGGAGTCCTCCCGGATGATGGAGCTCGAGCAGCGGTTGGTGGGCATCGTGGGCCACGATCTGCGCAACCCCATCAGCGCCATCTCCTTCGCGACGACCCTGCTCTCGCAGCGCTTGAGGGATCCGGAGCTGCTGCGCAAGGTGCATGTCATCAACGCCGCGACCGAGCGCGCCAGCCGCATCATCCGGGATCTGCTCGACCTCACCCGGGCGCGGCTCGGGGGAGGGATTCCCATCCAGCCGCAGCCGTGTGATCTGCACGCGATCATCCTCCAGGTGGTCGAGGAGCATCGCGCCGCGCACCCCGGGCGCGACATCCACCTGAAGCTACCGGAGTCCCTGCAAGGGGTGTGGGACGCCGCGCGGCTGGCCCAGGTGGTGGCCAACCTGGTGAGCAACGCCCTGAACCACAGCCCCGCCGGCAGCCCCGTGGACGTGAGGGTCGAGGCCCGCGAGGGTGAGTGCGTCCTGAGCATCCACAACCAGGGAGCGCCCATCTCGGCGGAGCTGCTCCCTCGCATCTTCCAGTCCTTCATCCGGGGGGAGAGCAGCGGTGGGCGGAAGTCCGAGGGGCTCGGCCTCGGCCTGTACATCGCGGAGCGGATCGTCACGGCGCACAGTGGGCGGATCCTCGTGTCCTCGATGGACCCTCACGGCACGACCTTCAGCGTGCACCTGCCGTGGCGCGCGCACGGCCTTCAGGCGGGGTGA
- a CDS encoding CheR family methyltransferase produces the protein MPSLPLSPQVFAILAALIEQRAGLHYEADDRELLADKVSARALEAGFESLLDYYYFLRYDPDGSAALDALVDSLLVHETYFFRDPLSLEVIADEVALAVRLGRRPRLWCAACSTGEEPLTLAMMLHQRGVLDSVSLLATDYSQRVLERARTGEHNLRSMRALPVGIEGRYLDVVDGRPRVRAELVAAVDWRRVNLVDAEAISALGTFDVIFCRNVLIYFQDETARRVAESLTRALVPGGSLVVGTSESLLRFGTALNCEERRGAFFYTRPKEGP, from the coding sequence ATGCCCTCGCTGCCGCTGTCCCCCCAGGTCTTCGCCATCCTCGCCGCGCTCATCGAGCAGCGCGCGGGGCTGCACTATGAGGCCGATGACCGGGAGCTCCTGGCGGACAAGGTGTCCGCGCGGGCGCTGGAGGCGGGGTTCGAGTCCCTGCTCGACTACTACTACTTCCTCCGGTACGACCCGGACGGGTCGGCCGCGCTGGACGCCCTCGTCGACTCGCTGCTGGTGCACGAGACGTACTTCTTCCGGGATCCGCTGTCGCTGGAGGTGATTGCGGACGAGGTGGCGCTCGCCGTGCGCCTGGGGCGGCGGCCGAGGCTCTGGTGCGCGGCCTGCTCCACCGGAGAGGAGCCCCTCACGCTGGCGATGATGCTCCACCAGCGCGGGGTGCTGGACAGCGTGTCCCTGCTGGCCACGGACTACAGCCAGCGCGTGCTGGAGCGGGCCCGGACGGGCGAGCACAACCTGCGCTCGATGCGGGCGCTGCCCGTGGGCATCGAGGGGCGCTACCTGGACGTCGTGGACGGTCGGCCGCGCGTCCGCGCGGAGCTGGTGGCCGCGGTGGACTGGCGGCGGGTGAACCTGGTGGACGCGGAGGCCATCTCCGCGCTGGGCACCTTCGACGTCATCTTCTGCCGCAACGTGCTCATCTACTTCCAGGACGAGACGGCGCGTCGCGTGGCGGAGTCGCTCACGCGCGCGCTGGTGCCCGGCGGCAGCCTGGTGGTGGGCACCTCCGAGTCCCTGCTGCGCTTCGGCACCGCGCTCAACTGCGAGGAGCGGCGGGGCGCCTTCTTCTACACCCGTCCGAAGGAGGGACCGTGA
- the cheB gene encoding chemotaxis-specific protein-glutamate methyltransferase CheB — protein sequence MTDVPIRVLVVDDSAFARKVLRQVLSAAAGITVVDTARDGLDALEKIAALSPDVVTLDLVMPGLDGLGVLKALAGAASPRVVVVSSAGEESELAVAALQAGAVELVHKPTALATDRLYELGAELVAKVRTAAGARVRTAPEPRPAEKPMASPQTELARRLVVVGTSTGGPAALTKLLLSLPADFPAPLALALHIPAGYTEALARRLDTYSPLEVLEAADGLALRPGRAVLARAGMHLRVERDGEQARVRLSRAPLQAPHHPSVDVLFESAAAGWGSDVVGVVLTGMGEDGLAGARAIRRAGGRVLTESPESCVVYGMPRAVAEAGLSDDRAPLDEMAALIERYVR from the coding sequence GTGACGGACGTACCCATCCGCGTGCTCGTGGTGGACGACTCGGCTTTCGCGCGCAAGGTGCTGCGGCAGGTGCTCTCCGCGGCGGCGGGCATCACCGTGGTGGACACGGCGCGCGACGGGCTGGATGCGCTGGAGAAGATCGCCGCCCTGAGCCCGGACGTGGTGACGCTGGACCTGGTGATGCCGGGCCTGGACGGGCTGGGGGTGCTGAAGGCGCTGGCGGGAGCGGCCTCGCCGCGCGTGGTGGTGGTGAGCAGCGCGGGCGAGGAGAGCGAGCTGGCGGTGGCGGCGCTCCAGGCGGGGGCGGTGGAGCTGGTGCACAAGCCCACGGCGCTGGCCACGGACAGGCTCTACGAGCTGGGCGCGGAGCTGGTGGCCAAGGTGCGCACGGCGGCGGGGGCTCGGGTGCGCACGGCACCGGAGCCTCGGCCGGCGGAGAAGCCCATGGCCTCGCCGCAGACGGAGCTCGCGCGGCGGCTGGTGGTGGTGGGCACCTCCACGGGAGGCCCGGCGGCGCTCACGAAGCTGCTGCTGTCGCTGCCCGCGGACTTTCCGGCGCCGCTGGCGTTGGCGCTGCACATCCCCGCGGGCTACACGGAGGCGCTGGCGCGGCGGCTCGACACCTACAGCCCGCTGGAGGTGCTGGAGGCGGCGGATGGCCTGGCGCTGAGGCCCGGGCGGGCGGTGCTGGCGAGGGCGGGCATGCACCTGCGGGTGGAGCGGGACGGAGAGCAGGCCCGGGTGCGGCTGAGCCGGGCGCCGCTGCAGGCCCCCCATCACCCGTCGGTGGACGTGCTCTTCGAGAGCGCGGCGGCGGGCTGGGGCTCGGACGTGGTGGGCGTGGTGCTCACGGGCATGGGGGAGGATGGGCTGGCGGGCGCGCGTGCCATCCGCCGGGCGGGGGGACGCGTGCTGACGGAGTCGCCCGAGTCCTGCGTCGTGTACGGCATGCCTCGGGCGGTGGCGGAGGCGGGCCTCTCGGATGACAGGGCTCCGCTCGACGAGATGGCGGCGCTCATCGAGCGCTACGTGCGGTGA
- the sitA5 gene encoding SitA5 family polymorphic toxin — MSPREVGALFLVLLMGCSGTPRVVHRELGVEPEEAESAAAGYEEHELSADMGRAEPVVVPKEEFQRAMRMVAPELHLTSEPRELARWLMEGELRAELRAEIERGRVVRLLPLEEGGPLEAASVAEIARGYGGMCQEEYGGGDCLGLFTDGPVLTREDLRTLGLALSLRQVLKETRMALRQLVSPAALVSMVVWTGCFYLLLWLLPEPVSKALAASLTVALLAWLPVQALWSLMDGWALLVREVDRATSYGQIEQASERFRRVMGENTARVVVMLVTAVLTGGAVRFAAKLPRLPGFERAAAWAEAQGLRLTAVGEVEAVGVAEERTFTLMVRRPGSTAAVAEEARAVRAGVTTIIRHRGGNRQVFLDNGQRWHLRAGQSSREIPLKDPVGDRLVEAGRRIARDWGPDKFSREQSAAIDKARAQGRFLEAHLMERRFRGQWVERMLSREFTHLRWNGRGVDAVDPATGIRYEVLSGTHSNMELHGRRMADIFFRMIAF, encoded by the coding sequence ATGAGCCCACGCGAAGTGGGAGCGCTCTTCCTGGTGCTGTTGATGGGGTGCTCGGGGACACCCCGCGTGGTGCACCGGGAGCTGGGTGTGGAGCCGGAGGAGGCGGAGTCCGCGGCGGCTGGCTACGAGGAGCACGAGCTGAGCGCGGACATGGGACGCGCCGAGCCGGTGGTGGTACCCAAGGAGGAGTTTCAGCGGGCCATGAGGATGGTGGCGCCGGAGCTGCACCTCACCTCGGAGCCCCGGGAGCTTGCGCGCTGGCTGATGGAGGGCGAGCTGCGAGCGGAGTTGAGGGCGGAGATCGAGCGAGGGCGAGTGGTGCGGCTGCTACCGCTGGAGGAGGGCGGCCCTCTGGAGGCGGCCTCCGTGGCGGAGATTGCACGCGGCTATGGGGGAATGTGCCAGGAGGAGTACGGCGGGGGCGACTGCCTGGGGCTGTTCACGGACGGGCCCGTCCTGACGCGTGAGGACCTGCGCACCCTGGGGTTGGCGCTGTCGTTGAGGCAGGTGCTGAAGGAGACGCGGATGGCGCTCCGGCAACTGGTGTCGCCCGCGGCGCTGGTGTCCATGGTGGTGTGGACCGGCTGCTTCTATCTGTTGCTGTGGCTGTTGCCCGAGCCTGTCTCCAAGGCGCTGGCGGCGAGCCTGACGGTGGCACTGCTGGCGTGGTTGCCGGTGCAGGCGCTGTGGAGCCTGATGGATGGGTGGGCGCTGCTGGTGAGGGAGGTGGACCGGGCCACCAGCTACGGACAGATAGAGCAAGCCAGCGAGCGCTTCCGCCGGGTGATGGGGGAGAACACGGCGCGAGTGGTGGTGATGCTGGTGACGGCGGTGCTGACGGGGGGAGCGGTGAGGTTCGCCGCGAAGCTGCCCCGGCTGCCTGGCTTCGAGCGCGCGGCGGCGTGGGCAGAGGCGCAGGGGCTGAGGCTGACGGCAGTGGGCGAAGTGGAGGCGGTGGGGGTTGCCGAGGAGCGGACCTTCACCCTGATGGTGCGCCGTCCCGGAAGCACCGCGGCGGTGGCGGAAGAAGCCAGGGCGGTCCGGGCTGGTGTCACCACCATCATCCGCCACCGAGGCGGCAACCGTCAGGTCTTCCTCGACAATGGCCAGCGCTGGCACCTGCGAGCCGGCCAGTCCAGCCGGGAGATTCCCCTCAAGGATCCGGTGGGGGATCGACTGGTGGAAGCGGGGAGGCGCATCGCCAGGGACTGGGGCCCTGACAAATTTTCGCGAGAGCAGTCCGCCGCCATCGACAAGGCGAGAGCTCAGGGCAGGTTTCTCGAGGCACACCTGATGGAGCGCAGGTTTCGGGGACAATGGGTGGAGCGGATGTTGAGCAGGGAGTTCACACACCTGCGATGGAACGGCAGGGGAGTGGATGCGGTTGACCCTGCCACGGGCATTCGCTACGAGGTGCTCTCTGGAACCCACTCGAACATGGAGCTTCATGGACGGCGGATGGCGGACATCTTCTTTCGCATGATCGCGTTCTGA
- a CDS encoding pirin family protein, with translation MALPLLSHRKLARVRTLPAPSPGQFGPAHTAIEVIRPHEWEDADPFILLMDDRLDGRLVAGPHPHAGFETVTFLVDGTMPAEHQREGALAAGDVEWTTAGSGIVHGPDAPIEGRMRVLQLWLTLPQAQRWTEPDHQFIRRDAALVRREPGAEVRLYSGATGSLVSPTRNRVPVTLVDVHVQPGAEVTQLLPASHNGFLYVLEGEARIGIDAQPLRPGQVGWLDRVMGDGETALRIANAGAEPLRVLLYTGQRQNIPLAWYGPFIGDTRADIVRSFERYQAGTFLRV, from the coding sequence ATGGCCCTCCCCCTCCTCTCCCACCGAAAGCTCGCTCGCGTGCGCACACTGCCCGCCCCCTCACCGGGCCAGTTCGGCCCGGCCCACACCGCCATCGAGGTCATCCGGCCTCACGAGTGGGAGGACGCTGACCCGTTCATCCTGCTGATGGATGACCGCCTGGACGGTCGGTTGGTGGCCGGCCCTCATCCCCATGCCGGCTTCGAGACCGTGACCTTCCTCGTCGACGGAACCATGCCCGCCGAGCACCAGCGCGAAGGCGCGCTCGCCGCCGGAGACGTCGAGTGGACCACCGCTGGCAGTGGCATCGTTCACGGCCCCGATGCGCCCATCGAAGGACGGATGCGCGTGCTGCAACTCTGGCTCACGCTTCCCCAGGCCCAGCGCTGGACGGAGCCCGATCATCAGTTCATCCGCCGCGATGCAGCGCTCGTGCGCCGCGAGCCCGGGGCGGAGGTCCGTCTCTACAGCGGAGCGACCGGCTCGCTCGTCTCGCCGACGCGCAACCGCGTGCCCGTCACCCTCGTCGACGTGCATGTTCAGCCGGGCGCGGAGGTGACGCAGCTCCTGCCCGCGTCCCACAATGGCTTCCTCTACGTGCTCGAAGGCGAGGCGCGAATCGGCATCGATGCCCAGCCGCTGAGGCCCGGGCAGGTGGGTTGGCTCGATCGTGTGATGGGCGACGGGGAGACGGCGCTGCGCATCGCGAACGCTGGCGCGGAGCCGCTGCGTGTCCTGCTCTATACGGGCCAGCGGCAGAACATCCCCCTGGCCTGGTACGGCCCCTTCATCGGAGACACCCGCGCGGACATCGTCCGTTCGTTCGAGCGGTACCAGGCAGGGACCTTCCTCAGGGTCTGA
- a CDS encoding winged helix-turn-helix transcriptional regulator, which translates to MSPRNTRHPEAECLAAREVLNRVGDKWSVFIVGSLGDGPLRFSDLRRSIEGISQRMLTLTLRGLERDGLVTRTVFPTVPPRVEYGLTELGRTLLEPVNALAAWAQNHREAIQAARERFDASGRKSGSAAPTSGGTVRAARRPAPSPRHVP; encoded by the coding sequence ATGTCACCAAGGAACACCAGGCATCCCGAGGCCGAGTGCCTCGCCGCGCGCGAAGTGCTCAACCGCGTGGGCGACAAGTGGAGCGTGTTCATCGTCGGGAGCCTGGGGGACGGGCCTCTGCGCTTCAGCGATCTGCGGCGGAGCATCGAAGGCATCTCCCAGCGAATGCTCACGCTGACGCTGCGGGGACTCGAGCGCGACGGGCTGGTGACGAGGACGGTGTTTCCGACGGTGCCCCCGCGGGTGGAGTACGGACTGACGGAGCTCGGGCGCACGTTGCTCGAGCCGGTGAATGCCCTGGCGGCGTGGGCCCAGAATCATCGAGAGGCGATCCAGGCCGCGCGTGAGCGCTTCGATGCGAGCGGGAGGAAGAGTGGGAGCGCAGCGCCTACGTCGGGCGGCACCGTCCGAGCGGCTCGGCGGCCAGCGCCCTCACCCCGTCACGTCCCATGA